A genome region from Dreissena polymorpha isolate Duluth1 chromosome 16, UMN_Dpol_1.0, whole genome shotgun sequence includes the following:
- the LOC127862867 gene encoding uncharacterized protein LOC127862867 produces the protein MSSRASTSSSSLSRSSSSDSEYVPFEASDSDEDVPLVAPTVPVVARVVPLVALPPPRPERRMRNRITEAEELAINMVFAEDIVSTSLSGKSIGIEVVRRKYNRATMGRLGFEQVRAKIRNLAKARAARLTAGPM, from the coding sequence ATGTCGTCCAGAGCGTCCACGTCGTCCAGCTCCCTGTCGAGGTCGTCCAGTTCGGACTCGGAGTACGTCCCGTTTGAGGCCTCCGACTCCGACGAGGATGTCCCTCTGGTGGCTCCGACGGTCCCTGTGGTGGCTCGGGTGGTCCCTCTGGTGGCTTTGCCACCACCCAGGCCTGAGAGGCGCATGAGAAATAGGATTACGGAGGCGGAGGAACTGGCCATAAACATGGTATTCGCAGAGGACATTGTCTCGACGTCCTTGTCAGGCAAGAGTATAGGCATCGAAGTCGTGAGACGAAAATACAACCGGGCGACCATGGGCCGTTTGGGCTTTGAGCAGGTTCGAGCAAAGATCCGAAACCTGGCCAAGGCTCGTGCAGCTCGCCTGACGGCAGGCCCTATGTAG